In Sphingobium amiense, a genomic segment contains:
- a CDS encoding tyrosine-type recombinase/integrase — translation MRSRSSLPFRAAPLRVEDPPSHGTLLTTFLSSQSLDEKSGCAVLYGAAVRHFLHWLGLHRIAIRTIDDRAVRRFEKHGCRCHRYSAQQAHYKADQAARVRRFVRFLEDQGYVEVDDGIDDLPRHLADYSDAIDRLQLAEGPAQAYRSEAEHFVAWLRMARRQWIDIDDTIIDHYAAHDCRCPVWRKRGKLVATGTKRRRRCARHFVEFLRGRGAIPLVEPVADDDPHMSAYLAWLKQHRGATDETIRRYRTDIRRLMPMLGEPAQWDAAGLRSAFQRRSKETPGSASLLVTIMRSYIRFLVVRGECRPALLHAVPSVQRYRLSTLPRHVDPATIERIIAACPTDRPVEVRDKAIILLLARLGLRAADIQNMRLDDIDWRSGHLTVKGKTRRPDRLPLPQDVGDAILAYLAAARPKAAEEHLFLRAQAPFRPFRSSAEIAGIVARTRDRGGIEGVPTGSHIFRHSLATNLLRAGAGLESVGTILRHSSPETTAIYAKVDLPMLMKIAQPWPGEQSC, via the coding sequence ATGCGATCAAGATCATCATTGCCGTTTCGAGCGGCCCCGCTCCGGGTCGAAGACCCGCCCAGTCACGGCACCCTTCTCACCACATTCCTCTCCTCTCAGTCGCTCGACGAGAAGTCAGGCTGTGCGGTTCTGTATGGCGCGGCGGTCCGCCATTTCCTGCATTGGCTGGGCCTGCATAGGATCGCCATCCGCACGATTGACGATCGGGCTGTCCGGCGGTTCGAAAAGCATGGGTGCCGGTGCCACCGGTATTCGGCGCAGCAAGCGCACTACAAGGCTGACCAAGCAGCAAGGGTCAGGCGCTTCGTCCGGTTCCTGGAAGATCAAGGCTACGTCGAAGTCGACGACGGGATCGACGATCTGCCACGGCACCTCGCCGACTATTCCGATGCGATCGATCGCCTGCAACTTGCCGAGGGACCGGCACAGGCCTATCGGTCCGAGGCCGAGCATTTCGTGGCCTGGCTTCGCATGGCGCGGCGCCAATGGATCGATATCGATGACACGATCATCGACCACTATGCAGCGCATGATTGCCGATGCCCGGTCTGGCGCAAGCGGGGCAAGTTGGTCGCAACGGGCACCAAGCGGCGGCGGCGATGCGCACGGCACTTCGTCGAGTTCCTGCGAGGCCGGGGCGCCATCCCATTGGTTGAACCGGTGGCGGACGATGACCCGCACATGTCGGCTTACTTGGCATGGCTCAAGCAACACCGCGGCGCCACGGACGAGACGATCCGGCGCTACCGGACTGATATCAGACGGCTCATGCCAATGCTGGGCGAGCCTGCGCAATGGGATGCCGCCGGACTCAGGAGCGCATTCCAACGACGAAGCAAGGAGACGCCGGGGTCGGCATCGCTGCTCGTCACGATAATGAGGAGCTACATCCGGTTTCTGGTCGTGCGTGGCGAGTGCCGGCCGGCATTGTTGCATGCAGTTCCATCAGTACAGCGCTACCGCCTTTCGACGCTGCCGCGCCACGTCGACCCGGCAACGATCGAGAGGATCATTGCGGCCTGTCCGACAGATCGTCCGGTGGAAGTCCGGGACAAGGCCATCATTCTCCTGCTCGCCAGGCTCGGCCTGCGGGCTGCCGATATTCAGAACATGCGTCTCGACGACATCGACTGGCGATCCGGCCACCTGACGGTCAAGGGCAAGACGCGTCGACCGGACCGCCTGCCATTGCCGCAGGATGTTGGCGACGCGATCCTGGCATATCTTGCGGCAGCCCGCCCGAAGGCCGCCGAAGAGCATCTGTTCCTGCGTGCACAAGCACCGTTTCGGCCATTCCGCTCGTCCGCTGAGATAGCGGGCATCGTCGCTCGTACGCGCGACCGCGGTGGGATCGAAGGAGTGCCGACCGGGTCGCACATATTCCGGCATTCGCTTGCCACCAACCTGCTGCGCGCGGGCGCAGGCCTGGAGTCCGTCGGGACCATCCTGCGTCACAGCTCGCCCGAGACCACTGCCATCTACGCCAAGGTCGATCTGCCGATGCTCATGAAGATCGCGCAGCCCTGGCCGGGAGAACAGTCATGCTGA
- a CDS encoding strawberry notch C-terminal domain-containing protein: MNDENGAPVLCRSALAARDRMIEQLCALPPIATALDAIIERFGGDQVAEVTGRTRRLIVGRDGRQQLQSRSPRANVAETQAFMDGIKQVLVFSDAGGTGRSYHADLAAKNQARRVHFLLEPGWRADAAIQGLGRTNRTNQASAPLFRPVTTDVRGERRFISTIARRLDSLGALTRGQRQTGGQNLFDPADNLESAYAKEALHRWFGLLFIGKLEAVTLARFEELTGLRIEGSDGSMVDDLPSIQRWLNRILALPIGLQNGIFDEFLGLVEARIDAARQAGTLDLGVETIAVEHFDMLSDTLLRTDALSGATTHLLELEIARALKPLRLERLEELYGFSGERQQFLRNARSGRIGLLVPARSLLADDGTRVARFELVRPLKHGHLTAEQLEESNWEPVDPAEFHRLWQVEVDEAAASHKRERLHLATGLLLPVWDKLPSDYVRVSRISARDGRSLLGREVPLHCVPELCQALGLENEHAFSAEQIVDTVLAAGRPMQVKGREALTLKRSLVNGAQRLELAGWSAARLDWYKAQGCFTEIIRYQTRLFVPTASAAVVLARLAGRTKQVLPNDSIYTI; this comes from the coding sequence ATGAACGACGAGAACGGTGCACCGGTGCTGTGCCGCTCGGCGCTCGCCGCGCGCGACCGGATGATCGAGCAGCTCTGCGCCTTGCCGCCGATCGCTACCGCGCTCGACGCGATCATCGAGCGGTTCGGGGGCGACCAGGTCGCCGAGGTTACCGGGCGTACCCGCCGCCTGATCGTCGGGCGCGACGGGCGTCAGCAACTCCAGTCACGCAGCCCCCGCGCCAATGTCGCCGAGACCCAAGCGTTCATGGACGGAATCAAGCAGGTCCTGGTCTTCTCCGATGCCGGCGGCACCGGACGCAGCTACCACGCCGACCTCGCCGCGAAGAACCAGGCTCGGCGGGTTCATTTCCTGCTCGAGCCGGGCTGGCGGGCCGATGCCGCGATCCAGGGGCTCGGCCGGACCAACCGCACCAATCAGGCCTCGGCGCCGCTGTTCCGTCCCGTCACCACCGATGTGCGGGGCGAACGCCGGTTTATCTCGACCATCGCCCGGCGGCTCGACAGCCTCGGTGCGCTCACCCGCGGCCAGCGCCAGACCGGTGGACAGAACCTGTTCGATCCCGCCGACAATCTCGAAAGCGCCTATGCCAAGGAAGCGCTCCACCGCTGGTTCGGCCTGCTGTTCATCGGCAAGCTCGAAGCCGTGACCCTCGCGCGGTTCGAGGAACTGACCGGACTCAGGATCGAAGGCTCCGACGGCTCGATGGTCGATGATCTCCCTTCGATCCAGCGCTGGCTCAACCGCATCCTCGCGCTACCGATCGGCTTGCAGAATGGCATTTTCGATGAGTTCCTCGGCCTCGTCGAAGCACGGATCGATGCCGCGCGGCAGGCGGGTACGCTCGATCTCGGGGTCGAGACCATCGCAGTCGAGCATTTCGATATGCTCTCCGACACGCTGTTGCGCACCGATGCGCTTTCGGGTGCGACGACGCACCTCCTCGAACTTGAGATCGCCCGCGCGCTGAAGCCGTTGCGCCTTGAACGGCTTGAGGAGCTTTACGGCTTTTCGGGCGAGCGCCAGCAGTTTCTGCGCAATGCCCGTTCAGGCCGGATCGGGCTGCTTGTCCCGGCGCGCAGCCTGCTCGCTGATGACGGAACCCGGGTTGCCCGCTTCGAACTGGTCCGGCCCTTGAAACATGGCCATCTCACCGCCGAGCAGCTTGAGGAGAGCAACTGGGAGCCGGTCGATCCCGCCGAGTTCCACCGCCTCTGGCAGGTAGAGGTCGACGAGGCGGCCGCGAGCCACAAGCGCGAACGCCTGCATCTCGCGACCGGCCTGCTGCTGCCGGTGTGGGACAAGCTCCCGTCCGATTATGTTCGGGTGAGCCGGATTTCGGCGCGCGACGGGCGCTCGCTGCTCGGCCGCGAGGTGCCGCTCCACTGCGTTCCCGAACTCTGCCAGGCGCTTGGTCTTGAGAACGAACACGCGTTCTCGGCCGAGCAGATCGTCGATACCGTGCTCGCGGCAGGACGGCCGATGCAGGTCAAGGGCCGCGAGGCGCTCACGCTCAAGCGCAGCCTGGTCAACGGGGCGCAGCGACTCGAGCTCGCCGGTTGGTCTGCGGCGCGGCTCGACTGGTACAAGGCGCAAGGGTGCTTTACCGAGATCATCCGCTATCAGACGCGGTTGTTCGTGCCGACGGCAAGTGCCGCTGTGGTTCTGGCTCGGCTTGCCGGGCGAACGAAGCAAGTATTGCCAAATGACAGCATATATACCATATAG
- a CDS encoding MbcA/ParS/Xre antitoxin family protein — protein sequence MLALQPVDTVPQAFRPDPVTQEEAAAMFRAVLNLFGKWDLTDEQAATLLDMPVRSYRRWKAEGPGRVSRDGAARLSNLMGIHKALRIIFSEAQRGFAWIKADNAAFAGSSALDVMLGGELTDIMRVRRYLDATRGGW from the coding sequence ATGTTGGCTTTGCAACCCGTTGATACCGTGCCCCAGGCGTTCCGGCCCGATCCTGTCACCCAGGAGGAGGCGGCCGCGATGTTCCGCGCGGTACTGAACCTGTTCGGAAAATGGGACCTCACCGATGAGCAAGCCGCGACTTTGCTCGATATGCCGGTGCGTTCCTATCGGCGCTGGAAGGCCGAAGGGCCGGGCCGAGTCTCACGCGACGGCGCGGCGCGGCTCTCGAACCTGATGGGGATTCACAAAGCGCTGCGGATCATCTTTTCCGAAGCCCAGCGAGGCTTCGCTTGGATCAAGGCCGACAATGCGGCCTTCGCCGGATCGAGCGCGCTCGACGTCATGCTTGGCGGTGAACTTACCGACATCATGCGTGTGCGCCGCTATCTCGATGCGACACGCGGTGGCTGGTGA
- a CDS encoding SLATT domain-containing protein, protein MNREGLLRSIAETGYNVGFGAKKNFATHDVVQKAPGLIGFLSLAVGVFALIYEPLNSKWIAATLVVLGIASLYVTHYDHNKVAYCEEGERLTALFYRLRDLYRDVQATGEDDDLAVYRERLDDLQSEVFGSNQSKQILFSDWYAHYKFFWQHQIEWIDEQKQFTFWRDKMPLSLSLTLAVATLTSIAAIVCRLI, encoded by the coding sequence ATGAATAGGGAGGGGCTGCTCAGGAGCATTGCTGAGACCGGCTACAACGTCGGTTTCGGGGCGAAGAAGAATTTTGCCACGCACGACGTTGTGCAGAAGGCTCCCGGCCTCATCGGCTTCCTCTCGCTCGCCGTGGGCGTCTTCGCGCTCATCTACGAACCACTGAATAGCAAGTGGATTGCCGCGACCCTTGTCGTACTCGGGATCGCGAGCCTCTACGTCACGCACTACGATCACAACAAGGTTGCCTATTGCGAGGAGGGGGAGCGGCTCACGGCCCTGTTCTATCGGCTGCGCGACCTCTACCGCGACGTGCAGGCGACGGGTGAGGACGATGACCTTGCGGTCTACCGCGAGCGCCTAGACGACCTCCAATCGGAGGTGTTCGGCTCCAACCAGTCCAAACAAATCCTCTTCAGCGACTGGTATGCCCACTACAAGTTCTTCTGGCAGCACCAGATTGAATGGATTGACGAGCAGAAGCAATTTACGTTCTGGCGCGACAAAATGCCCCTGTCCCTCTCGCTCACATTAGCTGTAGCAACGCTAACGAGTATAGCCGCTATAGTTTGTCGGCTCATTTGA
- a CDS encoding RES family NAD+ phosphorylase — translation MTDADIPVSHVEWKGAVRIIRSAFPPIDLFEDLADPADWPLLISAEQKTNPRIMATIGNLDLVPVERRVGGNGASYLMAPFTHVSTDRPSRFTDGSYGVLYVGRVFETALFETIHHHARFMARTAEAPGWTSQFREIVLSVGADLHDLRGGDATDHPALDSDSYTGSQGIAITLKAAGSNGVVYPSIRHPGGECAGLFYPDCASEPIQGRHLDYHWDGTRVDLVRDAGTGTVFRVVSLAG, via the coding sequence GTGACCGACGCCGATATTCCCGTCAGCCATGTTGAGTGGAAGGGCGCGGTCAGAATCATCCGCAGCGCCTTTCCGCCGATCGACCTGTTCGAGGATCTCGCCGACCCTGCCGACTGGCCCCTGCTGATTTCGGCCGAGCAGAAGACCAATCCCCGGATCATGGCGACGATCGGCAATCTCGATCTTGTGCCGGTCGAACGCCGGGTTGGTGGAAACGGCGCATCCTATCTGATGGCGCCGTTTACGCATGTCAGCACGGACCGGCCAAGCCGCTTCACCGATGGCAGCTACGGCGTCCTTTATGTGGGACGGGTCTTCGAGACGGCGCTGTTCGAAACGATCCATCACCATGCCCGATTCATGGCCCGGACGGCTGAAGCGCCCGGTTGGACTTCGCAGTTTCGCGAGATCGTCCTGTCGGTGGGCGCCGATCTTCACGATCTCAGGGGTGGCGATGCCACTGACCATCCTGCCCTCGATTCCGATAGCTACACGGGCTCGCAAGGCATCGCGATCACGCTCAAGGCTGCCGGTTCCAATGGCGTAGTCTATCCGAGCATTCGGCATCCTGGCGGTGAATGCGCCGGGTTATTCTACCCCGATTGCGCTTCCGAGCCCATCCAGGGACGCCACCTTGACTACCATTGGGACGGCACCCGCGTCGATCTGGTGCGAGACGCAGGAACCGGGACGGTTTTTCGGGTGGTGAGTCTGGCCGGATGA
- a CDS encoding nucleotide-binding domain-containing protein: MRRVKGISDLDMLYIMPKGEWDNYKDGGQSKLLSDAAAAIRARYPKTTVRVDRLVVQAVYSNFTVEAQPVFEQDDGSFKYPDTYNGGSWKITKPRDEIQAMSEFVAEKNNNLRRLCKMARAWKNKHGVGIGGLLIDTLAHNFLKSTSEYDDKSYLYYDWMSRDFFAYLKDLPKQDYFAALGSGQRVKVKKNFQRKAKKAHELCLKAIEAEGKDNQNDKWRAVYGRLFPAAEKVEKAALTDRAGHAVRMTEEFPEDVFATIDIRNNIRIDCQVEQNGFRPASLREMLSNRTLLMPRKKLTFSVVETDIPGSYGLFWKVLNRGQEAINRDCIRGQIVADEGYKRNVEHTKFKGDHVVECYALINDVVVATDRIHVPISANQEDEDE, from the coding sequence ATAAGGCGGGTTAAGGGTATCTCGGACCTCGACATGCTCTACATCATGCCGAAGGGTGAGTGGGATAACTACAAAGACGGCGGCCAGTCCAAGCTGTTGTCCGACGCCGCCGCCGCCATCCGCGCGCGCTACCCCAAGACGACCGTCAGGGTGGATCGGCTTGTTGTTCAGGCCGTCTATTCCAATTTTACCGTGGAGGCTCAGCCCGTATTCGAGCAGGATGACGGCAGCTTCAAATATCCCGACACCTACAACGGCGGGTCTTGGAAGATCACCAAGCCCCGTGACGAGATACAGGCTATGTCGGAATTTGTGGCGGAGAAGAACAACAACCTCCGGCGGCTCTGCAAGATGGCGCGGGCTTGGAAGAACAAGCACGGAGTGGGGATCGGCGGCCTCCTGATCGACACCCTTGCGCACAACTTCCTAAAATCAACCAGCGAGTATGACGACAAGAGCTATCTTTATTATGACTGGATGAGCCGCGATTTCTTCGCCTATCTCAAGGACTTGCCCAAGCAGGACTACTTTGCTGCGCTGGGGAGCGGCCAGCGGGTGAAGGTGAAAAAGAATTTCCAGCGCAAGGCGAAGAAGGCCCACGAGCTTTGCCTTAAGGCAATCGAGGCCGAGGGCAAGGACAACCAGAACGACAAGTGGCGCGCGGTATACGGACGGCTGTTCCCCGCTGCCGAGAAGGTGGAGAAGGCGGCGCTGACCGACCGCGCGGGCCATGCTGTCCGCATGACGGAGGAGTTCCCCGAGGATGTATTCGCCACCATCGACATTCGTAACAACATCCGTATCGACTGCCAGGTCGAACAGAACGGATTTCGACCCGCTTCCCTGCGGGAGATGCTGAGCAATCGCACCCTGTTAATGCCGCGTAAGAAGCTCACCTTCTCCGTAGTCGAGACGGACATCCCCGGCTCCTACGGTCTGTTCTGGAAAGTGCTCAATCGGGGGCAGGAGGCTATCAACCGTGACTGCATCCGGGGCCAGATAGTCGCCGACGAGGGATACAAGAGGAACGTGGAGCATACGAAATTCAAGGGCGACCACGTTGTCGAGTGCTATGCCCTCATTAACGATGTAGTCGTGGCGACCGACCGCATCCACGTCCCTATCAGCGCGAACCAAGAGGACGAGGATGAATAG
- a CDS encoding IS110 family RNA-guided transposase produces the protein MTKRSSTPADAVLVAIDMSKHRQEVLIERPEGGRRRRMTVMATKADYDRLADDLAAIGRPIVVGFEATGNYHRTLAHRLLAAGFELRLISSVALARTREALHNGWDKNDSKDAQVILHMLQIGATQRYVDPLAAGINDLQEMSKTHEAISKAKTQTWHRILTHYLPLYFPEIERFAGNSRSDWFLALLERFPTPASMTTLGQEAFTREAWSLVGRKVSKARLINDIYETACASVALPVDEESVAVAMFRMVIAQARSLIRQRDEIERTANAMLSENRDYQLLRMIPGIGPINALTILAEAGDLRRFNHHRQFLKFCGLDLATCQSGTFRGRTKLSKYGNARLRRTFWMATQVAIRQRDNSFRDKLGRYVAGHGNDPDRRRKAMTALTAKMARVAHAVIKTGTEYRPFVERTDTRWKDPSLWSREGAAATL, from the coding sequence ATGACCAAGCGCAGTTCTACTCCGGCCGATGCCGTGCTGGTAGCCATCGATATGTCCAAGCACCGCCAGGAAGTGCTGATCGAACGCCCGGAGGGCGGACGACGTCGCCGCATGACAGTCATGGCTACCAAGGCTGATTACGACCGCCTCGCGGACGATCTGGCAGCCATCGGCAGACCTATCGTCGTTGGCTTTGAGGCCACCGGCAACTACCACCGTACGCTGGCGCACCGACTGCTAGCTGCGGGTTTCGAGCTGCGCCTGATTTCGTCGGTCGCCTTGGCACGGACGCGTGAGGCGTTGCATAATGGCTGGGACAAGAACGATTCCAAAGACGCCCAGGTAATTCTGCACATGCTCCAGATCGGCGCCACTCAGCGCTACGTCGACCCGCTGGCCGCCGGCATCAACGACCTGCAGGAGATGTCGAAGACGCACGAGGCCATTTCCAAGGCGAAGACGCAGACCTGGCACCGCATCCTGACCCATTACCTGCCTTTGTATTTTCCCGAGATCGAACGTTTTGCGGGCAACAGCCGGTCCGACTGGTTCCTGGCTCTGCTCGAACGGTTTCCGACACCGGCCAGCATGACGACGCTCGGTCAGGAGGCCTTCACGCGCGAGGCCTGGTCACTGGTCGGCCGCAAGGTCTCCAAGGCCCGCTTAATCAACGATATCTACGAGACGGCCTGCGCCTCGGTTGCACTGCCGGTCGACGAGGAATCCGTCGCGGTCGCCATGTTCCGCATGGTCATCGCACAAGCCCGCAGCCTGATCCGGCAACGCGATGAGATCGAGCGGACCGCCAATGCCATGCTCAGCGAGAACCGCGACTATCAGCTCCTGCGCATGATCCCCGGGATCGGCCCGATCAACGCGCTGACGATCCTCGCCGAGGCTGGCGATCTTCGGCGCTTCAACCATCATCGCCAGTTCCTGAAGTTTTGCGGGCTCGACCTGGCCACCTGTCAGTCAGGCACCTTCCGAGGCCGAACCAAGCTCTCGAAGTACGGCAATGCCCGGCTACGCCGCACCTTCTGGATGGCGACCCAGGTCGCCATTCGCCAGCGCGACAACAGTTTCCGCGACAAGCTTGGTCGCTATGTGGCCGGCCACGGCAACGACCCTGATCGCCGCCGCAAGGCGATGACCGCACTCACCGCCAAGATGGCGCGCGTCGCGCACGCCGTCATCAAGACGGGAACCGAGTACCGTCCGTTCGTCGAACGGACGGACACCAGATGGAAGGACCCCTCTCTGTGGAGCCGTGAGGGCGCAGCCGCGACCCTGTAG